The Arachis ipaensis cultivar K30076 chromosome B10, Araip1.1, whole genome shotgun sequence DNA window GCAGGTACCAACAGACACATGaatcaatatttttaatagtgtgaaattTCATTTAACGTGTGagattactcatttttttttttattggttagATGTTGactaaaatttaataaagttaTTAGTTGACTTTTTTTCATATTctaattagtatttatttttattattatatacagATCACCCTCCGGACTTCCATTCCTCCGTCGTACCAAGGCCACAAGGAGGTTGACATCTGGTCCCCATTTGTCTCCGGCAACAATGTTCCGGTGGCTCCGTTTAACTTCCAAGGACTAAGCCAGGATCAGAACAACGGCAACGTTCTCGTCGTCGTTAAACTTGACGGCAAGGTCCGTTGGAAGGTCGGTGCCTTTGTCTCCGGCCATTACCACATCTATGTCCGTTGCCCTGCCTTCATCACTTTCGGACCCCGCAGTAACGGCATCGCCCTCGGAGATAGCGGCGCCGTTAAGTTTCAGCTTGTTCAGCGCTGCACAGTCGGTGTTTGACTCAACTCAACGCCGTTAGAAGAATGATCGTTGCTTGGTATATTACTATATTTAATgctttataaatataattttttttctttttatacgtATTCTTGTACGTAGTTTTCCAAATATATCTTCCGTATTGGTACGGTGGATATACCTTTGCTATTGCGGTATTTGGAATTGTACATTTTGCTATAGAATAATATATTTGCACTTATTGGGACGAGATAGCAAAATTACAATTtgtaacaaaggtaattgagctAAACCATATAAAAACagtaataaatttattttcatttcGATAAAAGAATGCATCTATAGATAGTGGAGTGGTTAGCTTTAGCTTTAATCTTCTGATCTCAACAGTATACAAATGATGATTCGCGTTTATTTGGCTTATTGgactttgttttttctttttcttttatcattTAGTTTcacttttaattattttgttagttagttggtttATGAATTGGAATATGTACGTGTATTCTTTTGTCTGTTTTCTCGGTGGCCTCTGTTTCATTATTTAATCAATAATAAAAGTATatacttattatttatttatagtaTGAAAATTGAAGGTCCAACTAACACTTatataatatcatctggattctagcGAATTCCAGCCAACTAGGGTGAAAGTATATACCATCAAAATCAAACATATTCCTTATTTCATATGTGCTTTGAAATTTTCTTTCTATTCGAATTGAGAGTTTTACTAACTACacttaaaaaggaaaaaatagaaaaggaacGGAACAAACAAGTGATTGGACAGAAAAAAATGTCTTTTTGTAGGATTGACTCTAATTTGTAGAAATTATCAtggtgaattttttttaaatagttcgAACATGTTAAGGTATAATTAtgattaattagtattatttagtatatatttaaatatttattataaaatattacgtttttattattttaattctgtTTAATTCTCCATTTCTTGCGCATAAGGGCATGGTGGTGGTGGCGAATAGTAGTGCGTGGTCCTTATTGTAGTCACACTCAAATAACTTGCCTAATAATAATGCGGTGATAGGTAGAAACTAGAAAGAAGCTTTTCCTCACGTCATGCTTGCTTATATAAAAATGGATGCATGCCCCTCATGTTCATGTTCATGTATATGTGTATAATGTAAAAATGTTAATAATGTAATATTTATATAGTGTAGCGAAAGAAAAGTTTGGTGTGGACAACCCAACAGAACACATGCAAGCACCGTCATGGAGTTAGGCAGATTAAAGGAACCTTCTTTTATTGTCAACACTAGTCTGTAATAGGGCATGTGCAAGTGATGTGATAGGATAGAGCCATGTTATACTCACCTCATCAAGCAATCAATTATCTCAATTCAGCTCCCCAACCCGTATACATTAGGCCTTATTAATGTAATATTATATTCTCTCATTTTCTTTGCTTTTATCTGTCTAACAAGACGCAATAATCAATCACATGCATGCTCTCTGTGTTACCCTAGTAGAATTGACTAAACGTCTCATGTCTCATAGTCGTAGCaacttctttctttgtttttcacGTGACCATATCTGATCTTACTCCGCTTTGGGAGGCTAAGATGAAGCCTATAATGAATGGGAATACGACATGTTATAAAATTGGTATCTAAATGACTTAGTTGGATTATGGTTTAATTTACTGCATTTTAATTGAGCTCATTCAGATCTTTAAAGTTACAAAAAgttgcaatttttttttgttcaccAGAAGATAGGAAAATTTTCATGTATTTTAATGGCTTTACTGATATATTGGTATGACAAGTACAGTTAGGTaatcaattaaaaatttattgtttAATATTGTGTAATGACAAAAAAAACTATAAAAGGATACTCAAAAGACGGCTAAAAGTAATTCTCAAATACAACTTATTTGGTGAGGTAGCTGAGTTAGTATAAACTTGGTAGCTTTTGACTAATGGGCTTTGTTTATATGGGCTTTTTTTTTGGAATAATTTTCTTCTTTTGATTAATGGTTGAGAATTTATAGTCCAAACTGTACGAtgggtttgaaaaaaaaaatgaaataaaagagtAATAACTAATCAGATTTGTACTGTATTGGGTATATGACATTGTCAATCGTTATGGAAGATTTGAAGGTTAAAAAAGTGTCTGAAGAGAAAGGTGTAATTTTGGTGTCCCCTGAGATGTTCCTCAAAGGAACGCAATGTTGAGAAGCGTAATTGCTATGCTGAGTTCTGGCATCTTCCCAAGAAAAAGAGCCGATTTGAAGATATTCTAGCAGCGGACTCATCTCCCCGGCGACCTTCTCTTCAGTGGCTGACTCCTTGCGTCGTCATCTCCCTCCGCTATTGAAGCAGCAAGGTTTGCATATGGTAGGACATTGGATTTAATCAAGGAGTGCCGTAAGATTATGTGCATCAGGATTGGAGAGGTAGGTTCCACTAGGAGGGAGTGTAGCTGCtgtaagtgttttttttttttaaatcgtaGTTATTTTTTGGGTTTGTTTTCGGGTTTGGTCGGTCTTCGGTGACCCTACCCAATgccttaataaaaaaaaatcgtgTTTTCTAAAGAATATGATTGTTGGAGCAATAGTAGACAAACTTACAAAGAGGGGGTGTTACCGACGTGGTGGCTTTTGGGGTCTTCTACTTCTGTGTTCATGTCGATTGAATGGGTTCATTGGGTCGATGTAGCTTGGTATTGAACGATTTTTGGCATAGCGAGTGCAGTGCTGGACAGACAAAGTTGGTGGGATAAATACTCAGTGCCACTAAGTGGGTCGCATTTGAAGCAATAGATGTTGTTAGGCTGGTGGAATGAGAAAAAACGTGTACGACACATTAAATATATCCAATTGTGCTAATTGTTGTAATGATTCTAATTTATTCAGAAAGGATGGGGTCCTGCAGCGGTGTTGTAGAGGGAACGTGCCAGTGAAATGTGAGGAGTAAGGATGATTGGGTTCAACGCAACGGTGTAGATTTGGATAAGCAGATACATTCGTATTAGTGTTTGAAATTATGCTTTAATCTCTAAATGTGACATAGTTGGTAATATATGCTGTGgtttaaatatttgattttgaaggaAAAAATGGGTCAACTACTTTATAGTAAGAGTTATGAGAGTGTTTTTTGGAGAAGGAAAACATTAGTAAAAATATGCCTTTTAACATAATGTGTTGTTATAGTTGTCAATTTAGATGGTAATATTAGTTCCTAATGATGCAACAGATGTCTGAGATGTATTTATTGAAAATTTGATGTGTATAGTAAATCAGGATTGAGAGCAGTGTTGTTAATGAATCGAATCAGTTGTTATTGACgggtttaacattaaattttagcTTCAAGTGTTTGTAACATTTGGTGATGTGGTTAGTCTTTTCTGGTGTTGTGAACCATAGTAATGCAATGAATTTAATCTTTTGGTGATttgcattattttttatttggccTGAATAACGGGGTGTTGATGGTTCAGTTTTTtttaaactgaactgaaactgcacaAACCATGTTAAATGGTTTAAAAACTGAACTAAACTGCTTTTTTACATAGAAATTAGTTTTAAATAAGTTTATCATGTAATGTATCAGTTTAAActagttcataaaaataaaacctgTTTTAATTCACTAAAGTAGTCTAAACTGATTTATATGCTACAACTAGTTTTTAACATACCCAAAATTAATTTTAACCTTTCTCCCATTTTTTGTCCACCTCTCTATCATCCCCTTTTTCTCCATCCACCTCTCTCCTCCCTCTACCTCTCTGTTGACCCCTCTTCTTTGTCTTTTTATcatcatttattttttctttaatataagttaaataagttcttttagtTTAATAATTCGATAATAGATTTTAACTCCACACTTTTAAATGTTGCTAGCTAACTAATAATaaagaaataataaattttagttACCTACTAGTATGCTTCAATGTATATGAactattaaaaagataaaaaaaattaaaagccagtctaaatttttattcttaaatcTTTTGATGaagtatattatatataaatagtcgttattttaaaaagatttaatgaGTACTCATTAATTACAAAAGTTCAATGAGTACTcattaattaaatcaaattatttttttgtcttttaataATTCACAAACATTGAGAAATACTAAAaagtaaaattattattttttaatttattattaattagctaGCAATATTTAAACATGCAgacttaaaatatattattagattataaaaacaaaagaatttttgtaatttatattttttaatcatTGTGAGTCCCATTCTATTGAACACCCAATATTCCAGGCCAAGTCAAATTAGATAAATTCGATTCATGAAATTGGCTAAACGTCATAGTAAATAGAATCAATTAGCAATAATCTATTTTGGCTGTAAATCGAAGTAGCTAGTTTCGAATTATATCACCGTACACTTTATTGGTAAATCAAAATAAATTACTTAGATTTATCACTGCACATCACAGAATGAGTGTAAATTAAATTTGTTTGCTTCGATTTACATAGTTATATACCAAAATGAGACATGCATATAAGCTTTTTAGATGTAAAACATTGATGTAATATTAGAAGCAATTTATGTTGTTCGTGTGAATTATCCTTAAATATATATCTACGACGAGGTTGGCAACATACAAGGGCACAAAGAAGAGCTAGAGTTACTCCTTGAAGTCCaagaacaagcccagataaggGAAGCAGtgttgaaacaaaggatgacaaatagatataataagaaagtcattcgaagaagctTTGTCCTAGAAgacttggtcttgatcagaaacgacattggggTCAACAAGtcgggagaaggaaagctggctaccaattggaaaggaccatacaaaatAAGTGAAGTCTTAGGAAAGGGATACTACAAGGTAACCGACTTGAGCGGTACCGAGCTACCTAGGTCGTGGCATACTTGTAACATGAAAAGGTAttatagttaaaagcgaactccactccctggtgtactctttttcccaacttcatggttTTGTCCCAAAAAAGAATTTTCCTGAAGGGGGTTTTAACCAGGCATCAAGTGGAGACTAAGGGGTAATAACTTTAAAGCCCATAGCAGCAAAATGTACCTCCatcaataaataaagatctttttataACATCTCATTGTAAATTCCATtagttattatcattattttatgAAACGCGCTAACTTAAGTTCAAAAAAACGAAAAAATTCCGTGAACGACCTACGCGGTCGGCAgaataaaacgacgaggtacaagccGGTGTAAAGAGGTTCCACGGACGATCATGATAACTCGGAATCCTAAGACCCTAGAACGACTACCTAGTCGGCGGATCCGAGCAAAAAGAAATGCATCGCAAGAATAACCTAAGTTACGAAACAAGTTCAATAAGCAAAAAATTGAACACAAAAGGAATACAAAAAGAGATAGAAAAATCCATCAAAAGTCAAAGGCAGGAGCTGTCTCAAGTCTTTGAAAATCAAGCAACTTAGACAAAGCAAAACCTGCCAAGATAAAAAGTTTTTTCCAGAACAAAAAGATCAAAGGGGTTTTTTTCTAAAAAacctaacaaaagaaaatcaCAAAGAGCATGCACACACCAAATATATCTTAAGCCATTTTCCAAAAAAAGGGGCAAATTAAAATAATGCAAATTTTTTGTTAACGGCGAAAAGGCCAGAAGAGGCAACAACAAACCACAACAAAAAATAGATAAATTGTTCAAATAGGGGCCCACAAGCCAGGCCCCAAATAGCTGAAATCATCTAAGAGAAAGGATTAGAGTCACCAACTGGAAGGGAGTTCGGATCGGCAGCAGAAGAGGTCGGAGCAGCCTCGACAGCAACGGGAGTTGGAAGTTCTGAAGACGTCGGGAGAGTCCCCTCCTGTTGTTCCTCGCGAAGAGGAGACTCAACCAGCTTTTGTCCCCGAGTCTTCAGCTCGGAGTCCGTCTCAGGTCGGGGAGGAGAAACGATAGCTTCGTTTATAACAATCTTATTAGGAtccaaaggagaaaggtccaGGTCAGGAGCAATAACTCCAACCTGCTCCTTAAAAATCTCCCAGGCCTCCTCCGAGCTCTCAGCCACGGAGTCCTCCAAACCCTGATAGGCCTCCCGACCTTTTTCCAGCTCCCGTTGGAGATCAATATTTTTGGAGAAGACCCTGACGTAATTCTGCTCCGCCTTCTCCTTCAGGCCCTCTGCCATGACACACTGGGCCATcaacttcttctccctctcctgaAGTCGGGACCTCTCCTCCTTCAACCAGGTAACTTCCCCCTCGagcttcttctcttcctcttgaTAGAGGCCAATCCTCCCCTCCAACTCCTCAACCTTTCAGGTAGAGGCCAAAGAGCTAATGGGTGTTTGGTCCAAGATATCAAGAAGTTTTGTACATACCCCAGCAGCCCGAACACTCCCCTGAACTAAAATTTGAAGATGGTTTCGAACGGAAGCATCATCCATACTAATGTGAGTATGGGGGAAGATATGATTCCGAACGAATTTGAGACCATTAAAATCAGCTTCCCCAGAAAGAGAAGAGCCAGACGCCGAAGTCTTACGCTTCTTTTTCTCGAGTTCGGGAGAAGGTCGGACTGGGGGGATGGGggaaggaagagaagaagcagAGGCAGAAGTTACCATAATGGGATGAGAGGAGGTCCCCAGAGTCGGACTGGGGGGATGGGggaaggaagagaagaagcagAGGCAGAAGTTACCATAATGGGATGAGAGGAGGTCCCCAGAtcacgaggaggaggaggaggaggaggaggaggaggaggaggaagaggagcgcCAGCGGCCCTCGCAGCGTCAGCTCGAGCCTGAGACCTTCTCTTGGCATCCTGAACTTTCTGGGTCTGCTCGAAATTTGGAGAGCCTAAGAGAAACTTTTTCGTATCCAAATTGGGGGCTCTCCCCCAAGCATCTCGGAAAAATTCCACGACAGCCTCTTCTATCTCATCCAAATCCTCCAGGCCATATTTCTCTACAGGAGAGGCCTCGAACCAATAGAGAGGAAATCGGGAGTTGGAGTCTTCATCAAGAAAAAAAGGATGGTGTCCCTCTACAACTTGGACTTTGAAAAAGAAACTTTTGAAATCGTAGAAAGAATCGTCAAATACAGAAAAAATTTTCCGACCTTGATTGGCTCGGAAAGAAATCAACTGTTACTTATTATTTTGCCCACTAAAGGGCTTGGTCAtataaaaaagatagaaaaagatctTCAAAGAGATCGGAAAATTCtcataaaaccccaagaattggggtgaagttgggtgGGAGCAACTTGGCAGTGGTGCAACACActtatctcaaaatctgaaaaAGGCAGAAGAACCCCCAGGCGGTTAAAAAAGCAGTcgtacataaagaaaaaatgggGATCAGAACCAGAAATTATCCCAAAACAAACCCAGTCTTCAGGACCCGGGGTTATCGACTCATACTTGGGCTCGTCTTCATTAGAACCACAAATCCTGTGATGAGTGCGAAGGTCGGTGATGTAATCGGTATCCACTAAGGATTCCTCCCCAAGAACAGTATCATCTACCCACTCAGAAACGGAAGAAGACATCTTTTCCAATAAAAGGAAGTGGATGAAAAAGCGACAAAAACCTAcaaagaaaaaaatggaaaggatcAAACAACAGAGCCTCTAAAAGTCGAGACAACCTCTCTAAAAGAGCTAGAAAACAGAACTGCTAGACCAACGTATTCGCTAAGAAACCAAGAAACCACAAGAGGCAGGCAAACCTCCTCTAAACGCACAAAGCAAAATATCAACGTAAATGgtagaaaaaggaggagaaaaggCTAACCTTTGTTGATAAAAGCAGAAGAAAGCAGAGGCAACAACAATGTAGAACTCCAAGAAGGAATGCAAAAAAGCTTTTTCCTTGAAAAAGTAAGGATTGCAGGTAAGAAATTTTCAGAAGACGAAAGGAAACAGAGAAAAGAGAGgaaaaagtatttataaacatGTTAGGGGCATAAAGGTAAACTGATGCGATCATTAAAGAAACGCaccgttaccaatgtaactgctCTCCACGTATAAATACGAAAACCCCCaacggacgcgacgtttgattagacgcgacGGTTGAGAAAATCGAAAATCATGTCGGTTTTAAAATCACGTCGGTTTCAAATTCACGTCGGCTACGCACCCGAATTCATATACTCGAATCCAACTCATAAACAAAAGAGATCAGACTCGAGTAGGGGCGCTGTTCATACCCTGCCCTAACACTATGGTTCAGGCCCAAACACACTAAAAGGTCCAATTCAAAGATTGGCTTTCGCTTCCCACCGACCTCCTCGAAAGAGGTCAGATCCAACACAGACTCCTTCCCTAAGAAGTCGGACTTGAAGGATAGCTGGCAAAtagcacttattcaaataagtaactgcctctaaaatctctcaacccacttccaagaGCCATATCCCAACTACCCTAAGATAAAgagacggttatccaccttaaaaggtggaactactccaacgatggttattggttcaccactataaatacactaacacccctcaggtatctctaagttccaatactctctaaacctgcttaaaccccttgctgacttaggcatcgaagTGTCTTTACAGGTACCACATCCCATTCTCTCACAAGCACTAGTCGGACGGCGGCTCTCAGACGTGAGGCAAGTCGAAGTCCACCTCCTTTTTGACGCTCGGGCCTATTCTCCAAGCCCAATCCACCAGTTTCAAGTTACCCACGTAACAGCATAATTGAAgtaatttcaaatttttaccGAAACCCGCCtgttaaaaaaattacaattttttatgtttggaatttaaattaaaaattggaACTATGAAAATAAGTGGATCATCAATTATTCCTTTTCAACCAATATTATGCActcgaaattttaaaattttcacttTAACACTTTTAAGCTTAATTTTGCATGTTCCTGGCAAATGAAAAAttatgattcttttttttttgtttacccaaacagtatcccccaacccgacatTTGCTTAAGCAGACGAGTGAGctaaccactcgaccaacccaagttggttaaaAATTATTTGATTCTAAATAGTCTTGTTACCTCTCCCAAGGCCTAgcgactctttttt harbors:
- the LOC107624155 gene encoding NDR1/HIN1-like protein 1 gives rise to the protein MSVKECGHHKSKKKKIFKRIFWWTVIICFIILVTILIIWAILQPSKPTFILQDVTVYAFNASVANFLTSNFQVTLSSRNPNDKIGIYYDRLDAYISYRSQQITLRTSIPPSYQGHKEVDIWSPFVSGNNVPVAPFNFQGLSQDQNNGNVLVVVKLDGKVRWKVGAFVSGHYHIYVRCPAFITFGPRSNGIALGDSGAVKFQLVQRCTVGV